A DNA window from Fusobacterium sp. contains the following coding sequences:
- a CDS encoding DMT family transporter — protein MNDETKSSYFSRGTVVFTLAMIYCVLGGSAFPGIKLGYTLFNIKSGATAAIILFAGLRFTLAGIATIAVGSIIHKSLLFPAKGNFSKIAFLGFIRTTIFYSLMYLGLAGTNGIKASVINGTNLVFAMLASCFIFRQEKFTKIKCIAGLLCFSAIVLLNLDGDFTFSFAFRGEGLLLLSAVVFGLSDCITKMFSTNENAVTLSGWQFLIGGSFLLLIGFGLGGRLHIENIEAFFILFYLVFVSSVTFVTWGILLKYNPISKVVGYKAMEPIFGTLLSAIVLSEYHSLGLETIAALALVCTRITLLNCYNK, from the coding sequence ATGAATGATGAAACTAAATCATCATATTTTTCAAGGGGAACAGTTGTATTTACTCTAGCAATGATATACTGTGTTCTTGGAGGCAGTGCTTTTCCTGGAATAAAACTCGGATACACTCTTTTCAATATCAAATCTGGAGCTACTGCTGCTATCATTTTATTTGCTGGTTTACGTTTTACACTGGCAGGTATAGCTACAATAGCTGTTGGAAGTATTATACATAAATCCCTTTTATTTCCAGCTAAGGGCAATTTTTCTAAAATAGCATTTCTCGGATTTATTCGTACTACAATTTTTTACTCATTGATGTATCTTGGACTTGCTGGTACAAATGGAATAAAAGCCTCTGTTATAAATGGAACCAATCTGGTTTTTGCTATGCTGGCTTCTTGTTTTATTTTTCGTCAGGAAAAGTTCACTAAAATAAAATGTATTGCAGGATTATTATGCTTTTCTGCTATTGTACTCTTGAATTTAGATGGAGATTTTACTTTTTCTTTTGCTTTCAGAGGAGAGGGATTACTCCTTTTAAGTGCAGTGGTATTTGGTCTTTCAGATTGTATAACTAAAATGTTTTCAACAAATGAGAACGCTGTTACACTGAGTGGATGGCAGTTTTTGATAGGTGGTTCTTTTCTTCTATTAATAGGATTCGGATTAGGAGGAAGACTGCATATTGAAAATATTGAAGCTTTTTTCATTCTTTTTTATCTGGTATTTGTTTCTTCTGTTACATTTGTCACTTGGGGAATACTTTTAAAATACAATCCTATCTCAAAAGTAGTTGGCTATAAAGCTATGGAACCTATATTTGGAACTTTATTATCTGCAATAGTTCTTTCTGAATATCACAGTCTTGGACTAGAAACTATTGCTGCCCTTGCTCTTGTGTGTACAAGAATTACACTTTTAAACTGTTATAATAAATAA
- a CDS encoding GTP pyrophosphokinase yields MSDLLEKDQFFKNFCIDEEYFVSTGLVWDELVKIYENYNKLVPYLEKEAEHIVSKLIDVPNVHSVRRRVKKPEHLIEKIIRKGSKYVSRGISVETYKNIVTDLIGIRVLHLFKDDWRGIHEEIMKLWEIRETPQVNIRRGDYNVDHLQESISELNCEIVVRDHGYRSVHYLIGIPVTSHDEILVEIQVRTVFEEAWSEIDHLMRYPYDIDNPIITEYLGIFNRIVGSADEMGTFIKNMKSQFTVHPSEDTHYRELDNKFK; encoded by the coding sequence ATGTCTGACTTATTAGAGAAAGATCAGTTTTTCAAAAACTTTTGTATTGATGAAGAGTATTTTGTATCTACAGGATTGGTCTGGGATGAATTAGTAAAGATATATGAAAATTATAATAAACTTGTTCCTTATCTTGAAAAAGAAGCAGAACATATAGTATCAAAGCTTATAGATGTACCTAATGTACACTCAGTAAGAAGAAGAGTAAAAAAGCCTGAACATCTTATAGAAAAGATAATTCGTAAAGGAAGTAAATATGTCAGCAGGGGAATTTCTGTAGAAACATACAAAAACATAGTAACTGACCTCATAGGTATAAGAGTTCTTCATTTATTTAAAGATGATTGGAGAGGAATTCATGAGGAAATAATGAAATTATGGGAAATAAGAGAGACCCCTCAAGTAAATATAAGACGTGGAGATTACAATGTGGATCATCTTCAGGAAAGTATTTCAGAACTGAATTGTGAAATAGTTGTAAGGGATCATGGTTATCGTTCTGTACACTATCTTATTGGAATTCCTGTAACAAGCCATGATGAAATTCTTGTAGAAATACAGGTTAGAACAGTTTTTGAAGAAGCATGGAGTGAGATAGATCACCTAATGAGATATCCATACGACATTGACAATCCTATCATTACTGAATACCTTGGTATCTTTAATAGAATTGTAGGAAGTGCTGATGAAATGGGAACTTTCATTAAAAATATGAAATCTCAATTCACTGTACATCCAAGCGAAGACACTCACTATAGAGAACTTGACAATAAATTCAAATAG
- a CDS encoding MFS transporter produces the protein MKRFFILYFCVNVINNLIHPITPAYVESLNMPDYVFGLMFATMSCSNFLFSPFWGELSDRKGRVTVIRICMVGYAIGQFGFAVCSYLPFILFFRFFAGIFSGGFLVTALAYISDMTEGHERIKSLSFFAALVTLAVSAGFFIGGFVGKVNIYYTFMLQVPLLLVEAFLFKILLPESLSEEKRIKEKINFKKIMKIIDIEKGKDILTFPIIIFFIGVILTEFSRVGFNNSFNFYIKSALNLPPSYNGGIMGMIGILGLFANLTINMWLANRFNLRKIFPVVLFSNSIMGIFVLVFSSKVFIFFLFSVLFYIFNAIYVPIQQSLFTRGQSSNYGLLSGYFNSAKSFGMITGSLFTGFIYEINKLLPFAAVTIILFLAGTVYMYNYFQYKKIES, from the coding sequence ATGAAAAGATTTTTTATACTCTATTTTTGCGTTAATGTTATTAACAACCTTATTCATCCTATCACTCCTGCATATGTTGAATCTTTAAATATGCCTGACTATGTTTTTGGTTTAATGTTTGCTACAATGTCTTGTTCTAACTTTTTGTTTTCACCTTTCTGGGGAGAGTTAAGTGATAGGAAGGGAAGAGTCACAGTTATAAGAATATGTATGGTAGGTTATGCTATTGGGCAGTTTGGATTTGCAGTATGCAGCTATTTGCCTTTTATTTTATTCTTTAGATTTTTTGCTGGTATATTTTCAGGGGGATTTTTAGTAACAGCTCTTGCATATATCTCTGATATGACTGAAGGACATGAAAGAATTAAAAGTTTATCTTTTTTTGCTGCATTGGTTACATTGGCAGTATCTGCAGGATTTTTTATAGGAGGATTTGTTGGTAAAGTAAATATTTATTATACTTTTATGCTTCAAGTACCCTTACTCCTTGTTGAAGCCTTTTTATTTAAAATTTTACTTCCTGAAAGTTTAAGTGAAGAAAAAAGAATAAAAGAAAAGATAAATTTCAAAAAAATAATGAAGATAATAGATATAGAAAAAGGAAAGGATATTCTTACTTTTCCCATTATAATATTTTTCATTGGGGTTATACTTACTGAATTTTCCAGAGTTGGTTTTAACAATAGTTTTAACTTTTATATAAAATCTGCTCTCAATCTCCCACCATCATACAATGGCGGTATAATGGGAATGATTGGTATTCTTGGACTTTTCGCTAATCTTACTATAAATATGTGGCTTGCTAATAGGTTTAATTTAAGAAAAATTTTCCCTGTGGTACTTTTTTCAAACAGCATTATGGGAATATTTGTTCTTGTGTTTAGTTCTAAAGTATTTATCTTTTTTCTATTTAGTGTATTGTTTTATATATTCAATGCAATATATGTACCTATACAGCAATCATTATTTACTAGGGGGCAAAGCAGTAATTATGGTCTTCTGTCAGGATATTTTAATTCAGCTAAATCCTTTGGAATGATAACAGGTTCATTATTTACTGGATTTATATATGAAATAAACAAACTTCTGCCTTTTGCAGCAGTTACAATAATTTTATTTCTTGCTGGTACAGTATATATGTATAACTATTTTCAATACAAAAAAATTGAATCATAA